Proteins encoded by one window of Nomascus leucogenys isolate Asia chromosome 19, Asia_NLE_v1, whole genome shotgun sequence:
- the SMARCD2 gene encoding SWI/SNF-related matrix-associated actin-dependent regulator of chromatin subfamily D member 2 isoform X2, producing the protein MSGRGAGGFPLPPLSPGGGAVAAALGAPPPTAGPGMLPGPALRGPGPAGGVGGPGAAAFRPMGPAGPAAQYQRPGMSPGNRMPMAGLQVGPPAGSPFGAAAPLRPGMPPTMMDPFRKRLLVPQAQPPMPAQRRGLKRRKMADKVLPQRIRELVPESQAYMDLLAFERKLDQTIARKRMEIQEAIKKPLTQKRKLRIYISNTFSPSKVEGDSAGTAGTPGGTPAGDKVASWELRVEGKLLDDPSKQKRKFSSFFKSLVIELDKELYGPDNHLVEWHRMPTTQETDGFQVKRPGDLNVKCTLLLMLDHQPPQYKLDPRLARLLGVHTQTRAAIMQALWLYIKHNQLQDGHEREYINCNRYFRQIFSCGRLRFSEIPMKLAGLLQHPDPIVINHVISVDPNDQKKTACYDIDVEVDDPLKAQMSNFLASTTNQQEIASLDVKIHETIESINQLKTQRDFMLSFSTDPQDFIQEWLRSQRRDLKIITDVIGNPEEERRAAFYHQPWAQEAVGRHIFAKVQQRRQELEQVLGIRLT; encoded by the exons ATGTCGGGCCGAGGCGCGGGCGGGTTCCCGCTGCCCCCGCTGAGCCCTGGCGGCGGCGCCGTGGCCGCGGCCCTGGGAGCGCCGCCTCCCACCGCGGGACCCGGCATGCTGCCGGGACCGGCGCTCCGGGGACCGGGTCCGGCAGGAGGCGTGGGGGGCCCCGGGGCCGCCGCCTTCCGCCCCATGGGCCCCGCGGGCCCCGCGGCGCAGTACCAG CGACCTGGCATGTCACCAGGGAACCGGATGCCCATGGCTGGCTTGCAGGTGGGACCCCCTGCTGGCTCCCCATTTGGTGCAGCAGCTCCGCTTCGACCTGGCATGCCACCCACCATGATGGATCCATTCCGAAAACGCCTGCTTGTGCCCCAGGCGCAGCCTCCCATGCCTGCCCAGCGCCGGGG GTTAAAGAGGAGGAAGATGGCAGATAAGGTTCTACCTCAGCGA ATCCGGGAGCTTGTTCCAGAGTCTCAGGCGTACATGGATCTCTTGGCTTTTGAGCGGAAGCTGGACCAGACCATTGCTCGCAAGCGGATGGAAATCCAGGAGGCCATAAAAAAGCCTCTGACG CAAAAGCGAAAGCTTCGGATCTACATTTCCAATACGTTCAGTCCCAGCAAGGTGGAAGGCGATAGTGCAGGAACTGCAGGGACCCCTGGGGGAACCCCAGCAGGGGACAAGGTGGCTTCCTGGGAACTCCGAGTGGAAGGAAAACTGCTGGATGAT CCTAGCAAACAGAAGAGgaagttttcttcattctttaagaGCCTCGTCATTGAGCTGGACAAGGAACTGTACGGGCCTGACAATCACCTGGTGGAG TGGCACCGGATGCCCACCACCCAGGAGACAGATGGCTTCCAGGTAAAACGGCCTGGAGACCTCAACGTCAAGTGCACCCTCCTGCTCATGCTGGATCATCAG CCTCCCCAGTACAAACTGGACCCCCGATTGGCAAGGCTGCTGGGAGTGCACACGCAGACGAGGGCCGCCATCATGCAGGCCCTGTGGCTTTACATCAAGCACAACCAGCTGCAGGATGGGCACGAGCGGGAGTACATCAACTGCAACCGTTACTTCCGCCAG ATCTTCAGTTGTGGCCGACTCCGTTTCTCCGAGATTCCCATGAAGCTGGCGGGGTTGCTGCAGCATCCAGACCCCATTGTCATCAACCATGTCATTAG TGTGGACCCTAACGACCAGAAGAAGACAGCCTGTTACGACATTGATGTGGAGGTGGACGACCCACTGAAGGCCCAAATGAGCAATTTTCTGGCCTCTACCACCAATCAGCAGGAGATCGCCTCCCTTGATGTCAAG ATCCATGAGACCATTGAGTCCATCAACCAGCTGAAGACCCAGAGAGATTTCATGCTCAGTTTTAGCACCGACCCCCAGGACTTCATCCAGGAATGGCTCCGTTCCCAGCGCCGAGACCTCAAG ATCATAACTGATGTGATTGGAAATCCTGAGGAGGAGAGACGAGCTGCTTTCTACCACCAGCCCTGGGCCCAGGAAGCAGTAGGCAGGCACATCTTTGCCAAG GTGCAGCAGCGAAGGCAGGAACTGGAACAGGTGCTGGGAATTCGCCTGACCTAA
- the SMARCD2 gene encoding SWI/SNF-related matrix-associated actin-dependent regulator of chromatin subfamily D member 2 isoform X1, with translation MSGRGAGGFPLPPLSPGGGAVAAALGAPPPTAGPGMLPGPALRGPGPAGGVGGPGAAAFRPMGPAGPAAQYQRPGMSPGNRMPMAGLQVGPPAGSPFGAAAPLRPGMPPTMMDPFRKRLLVPQAQPPMPAQRRGLKRRKMADKVLPQRIRELVPESQAYMDLLAFERKLDQTIARKRMEIQEAIKKPLTQKRKLRIYISNTFSPSKVEGDSAGTAGTPGGTPAGDKVASWELRVEGKLLDDPSKQKRKFSSFFKSLVIELDKELYGPDNHLVEWHRMPTTQETDGFQVKRPGDLNVKCTLLLMLDHQPPQYKLDPRLARLLGVHTQTRAAIMQALWLYIKHNQLQDGHEREYINCNRYFRQIFSCGRLRFSEIPMKLAGLLQHPDPIVINHVISVDPNDQKKTACYDIDVEVDDPLKAQMSNFLASTTNQQEIASLDVKIHETIESINQLKTQRDFMLSFSTDPQDFIQEWLRSQRRDLKIITDVIGNPEEERRAAFYHQPWAQEAVGRHIFAKVRLCPVFPPLAVSSKGLSHLVSPFSRCSSEGRNWNRCWEFA, from the exons ATGTCGGGCCGAGGCGCGGGCGGGTTCCCGCTGCCCCCGCTGAGCCCTGGCGGCGGCGCCGTGGCCGCGGCCCTGGGAGCGCCGCCTCCCACCGCGGGACCCGGCATGCTGCCGGGACCGGCGCTCCGGGGACCGGGTCCGGCAGGAGGCGTGGGGGGCCCCGGGGCCGCCGCCTTCCGCCCCATGGGCCCCGCGGGCCCCGCGGCGCAGTACCAG CGACCTGGCATGTCACCAGGGAACCGGATGCCCATGGCTGGCTTGCAGGTGGGACCCCCTGCTGGCTCCCCATTTGGTGCAGCAGCTCCGCTTCGACCTGGCATGCCACCCACCATGATGGATCCATTCCGAAAACGCCTGCTTGTGCCCCAGGCGCAGCCTCCCATGCCTGCCCAGCGCCGGGG GTTAAAGAGGAGGAAGATGGCAGATAAGGTTCTACCTCAGCGA ATCCGGGAGCTTGTTCCAGAGTCTCAGGCGTACATGGATCTCTTGGCTTTTGAGCGGAAGCTGGACCAGACCATTGCTCGCAAGCGGATGGAAATCCAGGAGGCCATAAAAAAGCCTCTGACG CAAAAGCGAAAGCTTCGGATCTACATTTCCAATACGTTCAGTCCCAGCAAGGTGGAAGGCGATAGTGCAGGAACTGCAGGGACCCCTGGGGGAACCCCAGCAGGGGACAAGGTGGCTTCCTGGGAACTCCGAGTGGAAGGAAAACTGCTGGATGAT CCTAGCAAACAGAAGAGgaagttttcttcattctttaagaGCCTCGTCATTGAGCTGGACAAGGAACTGTACGGGCCTGACAATCACCTGGTGGAG TGGCACCGGATGCCCACCACCCAGGAGACAGATGGCTTCCAGGTAAAACGGCCTGGAGACCTCAACGTCAAGTGCACCCTCCTGCTCATGCTGGATCATCAG CCTCCCCAGTACAAACTGGACCCCCGATTGGCAAGGCTGCTGGGAGTGCACACGCAGACGAGGGCCGCCATCATGCAGGCCCTGTGGCTTTACATCAAGCACAACCAGCTGCAGGATGGGCACGAGCGGGAGTACATCAACTGCAACCGTTACTTCCGCCAG ATCTTCAGTTGTGGCCGACTCCGTTTCTCCGAGATTCCCATGAAGCTGGCGGGGTTGCTGCAGCATCCAGACCCCATTGTCATCAACCATGTCATTAG TGTGGACCCTAACGACCAGAAGAAGACAGCCTGTTACGACATTGATGTGGAGGTGGACGACCCACTGAAGGCCCAAATGAGCAATTTTCTGGCCTCTACCACCAATCAGCAGGAGATCGCCTCCCTTGATGTCAAG ATCCATGAGACCATTGAGTCCATCAACCAGCTGAAGACCCAGAGAGATTTCATGCTCAGTTTTAGCACCGACCCCCAGGACTTCATCCAGGAATGGCTCCGTTCCCAGCGCCGAGACCTCAAG ATCATAACTGATGTGATTGGAAATCCTGAGGAGGAGAGACGAGCTGCTTTCTACCACCAGCCCTGGGCCCAGGAAGCAGTAGGCAGGCACATCTTTGCCAAGGTGAGGCTCTGCCCTGTTTTCCCTCCTTTGGCTGTGAGTAGCAAAGGCCTGAGCCACTTGGTTTCTCCCTTTTCCAGGTGCAGCAGCGAAGGCAGGAACTGGAACAGGTGCTGGGAATTCGCCTGA